A portion of the Physeter macrocephalus isolate SW-GA chromosome 15, ASM283717v5, whole genome shotgun sequence genome contains these proteins:
- the LOC102986849 gene encoding uncharacterized protein — MSQYWRKDEGFSRRAAVKVLPRGLHFFNEHELGAHGRAGDKRRRPPGPGTNPPLVDILCVQSPPNKGQPCSPECKHRSALRSLKCQMDSPPPLICGSTSDRAKGFYLRRKETGSERQPRPQAHTESKRHLSKGPVTGKTFVLFCFKHFLFPPKYLVPDASAAAAGPWKACHLTCSHVPLRVPSGVWRTQRPPAAPPHPFCSPGCFGAAAPRQRPPVVPSLRPSPREGLVPARPAARGPTGDVSGCPSPGTHQALARRINTRAPLTQQFPAPGNERGLDCSLRGRKDPAATEPQHYLSAQQQKSGNKTTLTVQNGLGFIDRGNSDYR, encoded by the exons ATGAGCCAATACTG GAGAAAGGACGAGGGATTCTCGAGAAGAGCGGCAGTTAAAGTGCTTCCCCGTGGACTCCATTTCTTCAATGAGCATGAGCTGGGTGCCCACGGTAGGGCTGGAGACAAAAGGAGAAG GCCCCCTGGACCCGGCACAAATCCACCCCTCGTTGACATCCTTTGCGTTCAGAGTCCTCCTAACAAGGGCCAGCCGTGCTCACCGGAGTGCAAACATCGCTCCGCGCTCCGCTCCCTGAAATGCCAGATGgacagccccccacccctcatTTGTGGGTCCACATCTGACAGAGCAAAAGGCTTTTATCTCAGAAGGAAAGAGACCGGTTCTGAGCGGCAACCCCGCCCTCAAGCACACACGGAGTCAAAAAGACATTTGTCCAAAGGGCCTGTCACAGGgaaaacttttgttttgttttgttttaagcattTTCTCTTCCCGCCAAAATATCTTGTACCCGAtgcctcagcagcagcagcaggtccGTGGAAAGCCTGCCATCTGACCTGCTCGCACGTCCCTCTTCGCGTCCCATCTGGTGTCTGGCGCACACAAAGGcccccggccgccccgccccaccctttCTGCAGCCCGGGGTGCTTTGGGGCGGCCGCACCCCGCCAGCGGCCACCGGTCGTCCCGTCCCTCAGGCCCTCCCCACGCGAGGGGCTGGTCCCCGCGCGCCCTGCGGCCCGAGGACCGACGGGTGATGTCAGCGGGTGTCCGAGCCCTGGGACCCATCAGGCGCTGGCACGAAGGATTAACACGCGCGCGCCTCTGACTCAGCAGTTCCCAGCTCCCGGGAATGAACGCGGCCTGGACTGCAGTTTACGAGGGCGCAAAGACCCAGCTGCCACGGAGCCGCAGCACTACCTTTCCGCACAACagcaaaaatctggaaacaaaacAACTCTGACAGTTCAGAATGGGTTGGGTTTCATCGATCGTGGAAATAGCGATTACAGATGA